CGTCCTGCCATGGGCCCCGCTGCGAATAGGTCGCGCGAAGGTAGGCAGCAAGATCGGCGATCTGCTGGTCGTTGTAGATCTGGCCGAAGGCGGGCATATAGTTCTCGCTGTCTTCGCCGTGCCAGCCGTTGCCGCTCAGCATCATCTGAATCGCGTTGCGTGGCGTCGCGGCATTGACGGCGGTGCTGAACGCGAGCGTGGGGCGCTCGCCGATCGACTGCATCGGCGCGGCGGGTCCGTGGCACTGCGCGCAGGAGGCGGCGAACAGCGTCGCGCCGCGTTGCGCGCCCGGCGTACTCCCGGCCTCGGCAGCGGCAGGGGCGTTCGCAGGGGCCGGTTGCGGTTTCTGGATCGACAGCAGGTAAGTGGCGATGGCCTGCACGTCCTCCACGGGCACGGTGGCGAGATCGCGCGTGACGGGCAGCATTGGGCCGGCTGCCGCGCCGTGTTCGTCGGCGCGGCCCGTACGCAGATAGGTCACGAGCTGATCTTTCGTCCACGGCCTGGGCGCCGCGCCGAGCGCGTTGAGCGCGGGCGCTTCCCAACCGTCGACCACGCCGCCGTCGAATGCACGTCCCGACTGTTCACCGCCGATCGCATTGAGTGGCGAATGACACGATGCGCAGTGGCCGAGGCCATCCACCAGCAACTTGCCGCGGTTCCACACGGCGTCCTTCGACGCATCCGGCTGCTGCGCGCCGGGATGCAGGAACAGCACGTTCCAGAAAGCCAGCAAAGGCCGGAAGTTGAGCGGGAAAATCAGTTCGTTGGCGGGCGCGACCGCGTTGACCGGCTCACGGGTCATCAGATACGCGTAGGCGGCCGAAATGTCCGTGTCGGACATGCGCGTGAAATGAATATACGGAAACGCCGGATACAGCAGATGCCCGTCACGCGCGACGCCATGACGGAGCGCGCGCGTGAAGGCTTCGAGCGACCAGTTGCCGATGCCCGTTTCGGCATCCGGCGTGATGTTGGTCGCGTAGATCGTGCCGAACGGCGTGGCGAGCGGCAGGCCGCCGGCGAACGGCTGGCCGCCCTTCGCGGTGTGGCACACGACGCAGTCGCCCAGCGCGACCACGCGCGCGCCCGCGAGCCGCGTCTGCGCATCGAACGAGGTCGCCGGCGGCGGGCTGACCGGCGCGATGGCGGGCTTCCACATCAACAGGACGGCGACGACGAGCGCGGCCACGACGAGCACGCCGCCTCCCGCCAGCAGTCTAGACTTGCGAGTCATTCACGCACCCCTCACCAAAGTCGCGAATCGAACCGGCCGCGCGTCGCGCGCCATATGTTTGCCGCAGCGCCTGGATCATGCTTGCGCCGTGCCTGCTTGCGCGCCCTGGCCGGCGCTGCCGTGGAACGGGTAGTCGATGTAGCCGGCCGCGTCGCCGCCGTACCAGCCGGTCGGCTTCGCGATTGCGAGCGGTGCGCGAGCCGCGATGCGCTCGACCAGATCGGGATTGGCGATATACGCGCGAGCGAACGCCACCAGGTCGGCCTGGCCTTCGCGAATCAAGGTCTCGGCATGATCGACGGAGATCCCGCCGTTGACCATCAGCGTGCCGGAGAACACGCGGCGCATGCGCTCGATGATGCGCGGCAGGTCCGGCTGCCCGCTCCAGCCGTTCGTATCCGCCGCATGCACGTAGGCGACGCCGAACTCGTCGAGCATCCTGCCGACGTAGTCGTAGGTGCCGTCCGGGTCCGCGTCGCGCACGTTGTTGTAGTGCGCGTACGGCGAGATGCGCACGCCGACCTGGTCGAGCGGGACCACCGAGCCGATCTCAGTGAGAATGTCGCGCAGGAAGTTGGCACGGTTCGCCACCGAGCCGCCGTAGCGGTCGTCGCGCGTATTGGTGGTCGACGAGAGGAACTGATGCGGCAGGTAGCCGTTCGCCGCGTGCACTTCGACGCCGTCGAAACCGGCGGCGATCGCGTTGGCCGCGCCCTGCCGGAAGGCGCCGATGGCGAGCCGCACTTCTTCGGGCGACATCGCGCGCGAAGGCGTGGCGTGGATCTTGGTGTACTGGCCGTTGTGCAGTTGCGCCCACACCTGCAGCTGTTCGAGGTCGTCGTTCACGCCCGAAGGCGAGAGCGGCGCTTCGCCGCCGAGCAGCGCGAACGAGCTGACGCGTCCGCCATGCCATAACTGCATGAAGATGCGTCCGCCCGCCGCGTGCACCTGGCTCGTGATATGGCGCCAACCTTCGATCTGCTCTGCCGTAATGATGCCGGGCGTGAGGTCGAACGCCGCCGAGGCCGCACTGACATTGGTGGCTTCCGTGATGATCAACCCGGCCGACGCGCGCTGCACATAGTATTCGGCCATCAGCTCGGTCGGGCGGCCGCGCACCGGCGCGCGCGAGCGGGTCATGGGCGCCATCGCGACGCGGTTCGGCAAGTGCAATCCCGACAGATCGTAGCCGTCGAGCAGGGGCGAAAGGGAGGACATGGTGATTCCTTAATGAGCAATCGGGCGTCGTTCAGGTGAATGACGATGCGGATCAGCGTATCGCCAAGCCCGCGAATTTTCCTGAAGCCACGCTGAAACGTTGTTAAACCGGACCGCGAGCCATCCAGTCATGGCGCGATACGCGTGGCTCAGGCGTGACGGGCGGCGTACGGACGGCCGATCACGAGGTAATGGGCCAGCGCGACGAGCGGAAAGGCCGTGGCGACCGCCGCGACGAGCGGCCAGCCGCCGTGTTCGTAAAGCGGGCTGGCGAGCGCCGACCCGAACGCGCCGCCCACGAAGATGCTCGTCATATACAGCGCGTTCAGGCGATTGCGGCTCGGCGCATGCAACGCGTAGATCTCGCGTTGCCCCAGCACCATGTTCATCTGCACGGCGAAATCGAGCACGATGCCGGTCGCGACGAGGCCGACCACGCCCCACGCCGGATGGATCAACGCGGGCGCATAGGCGAACGCGCCCACCACCAGCGCGATCAGCGTCGCGCGCACCGTGTGGCCGGCATCGGCGAGACGGCCCGCTACCGGCGCCGAGGTCGCGCCGATCGCGCCGACCAGCGCGAAGATGCCGATCTCGGTTTGCGAAAGCCCGAACTGGCGGGTCAGCTCGACGGGGATCGCGGTCCAGAACAGGCTGAACGAAGCGAACATCAGCGCCTGGTAAAACGAACGGTGGCGCAGCACCGGCATCGTGCGGACCAGTTGGCCGAGCGAGCCGATCAGTTCGAAGTAGGTGGCCTGGTGATCGGGCTGACGGCGCGGAATCGTCAGGGCGAGCACGCTGGTGACGATCGCCATCAGCACGGCGGCGGAGCCGAACACCGCGCGCCAGCCGAAGTGCCCGGCCACCACGCTGGAGATCGGCCGCGACAACAGGATGCCGAGCAGCAGGCCGCCCATGATGGTGCCGACCACCTTGCCGCGCGATTCGTCCGGCGCGAGATGCGCGGCGAGCGGAATCAGGATCTGCACGGCAACCGAACTGAAGCCGACCAGCAGCGAGATGCCGAGGAACACGGCCGGTTGCTGCGCGAACGCCGCGGCGGCGAGACTGGCGATCGACACCAGCGCGGTGATGATCATCAGCTTGCGGTTTTCCAGCAAGTCGCCGAGCGGCACGAGAAAGAACAGACCGAATGCATAGCCGATCTGCGTGAGCGAGACGATCAGGCTGGCGGTGCCGCCGGACATGTGGATCGCCGGTGCGATCAGTTCGGTGATCGGTTGCGCGTAGTACAGGTTCGCGACGATAGCGCCGCAGCAGAACGCGAACAACGCGATCAGTCCGCGTGTCAGCTTGACGGGGCTGCGGGCGCCCGTCGCGGTGGATGCCTGGGTTGACATGACGACTCCTTGAAGAAGAGAAACGGAAAACGCGGGTTCAGCGCGCGAGGTTCATCACGCGGTCGCCGAGCGAGATGCCCAGATCGGTCATCAGCCTGCCGCGCTGCAACTGTTGGTTCTCCCAACGTTTCAGCGCTGAATCGATCGTCGCGCCGCCTGGCCATGTCGAGGACAACGCGAGCGCCAGCGCATGCGCATTGGCGGCCGCTTTCGCCGTGCTGCCCGCCGTGTGAGGGCGCGGCACCGACGCGGCGTCGCCGAGCAGCACCGCGCGGCCGAACACCATCTTCGGCGAGCGCAGATCGACGATCGGCTGCATGAAGGGAGCGTCGGTCGCGTCGACGAGGGCGCGGAACGTCGGGCCCAGCAACGCTTGCGCGTCCTCGCGGAGCCGCAGGATGTCGGCGCGCTTGGTCGAGCCCGGCGGCAGTGAAAACGCGCGCCGGATGCCGTGACGATCGACCAGCAATTCCTCGAGCGTTGCCTCGTCGTACTTGCGATACCACACCCAGTTGAAGCGCCGCTCGCCGGCCACGGTCGAATCGTTCTCGCCCGGAATCAGATACGAGAGGCCCGAATGCCCGTCGCCTTGCTGAAACGCGAAGCGGCCGCGCAGCATGTCCGCCGCGTGCAAGGGCAGATCCGGTTCCTCGACGAGGCCGCGCCATGCCACATAGCCCGCATACTGCGGCGCGACTTCGGGCAGCAGGCGTTGCCTGAGCGCCGAGCGGATGCCGTCGGCGCCGATCAGCAGGTCCGCCTGCTCGCTGCGGTCGCTCTCGAACCGCGCGACGATCCGCTCGCCTTCCATGTGGAAGTCGACAAAGGTCTCGCCGGCATGCAGATGAGGCGCGGGCAGCGCGTCTTTCATGGCGCGGTACAGCAGGCCCCACGAGGTCTGCATCTGCGGCATGTAAAGCTGCTCGACCACCCGGTCCTCGCGGTCCAGGTAGATGCGATCGCCCGAGGCCACGCCTGGCGGGTCCGGCAGTTCGATGCCGGCGAAGGCGAGCGCGTCCAGCACGTCCGGCTGCAGCACGACGCCGCCGCCACGGCTTTCGAGCTGGTTCGGCGAGGTCTCGAACACGTCCACGTCCCAGCCGGCCGCGCGCAATGTACTAGCCGTCAGCAAGCCGCCAAGCGATCCGCCGATCACGACGGCACGCGGTTTCTCCAGCGCTCTCATGCTGCCTTCCTTTGCCCTGCCGAACGCAGCGCGTGGATGAAGACCGCGGGCGGCTGCGCGCCGCTGATCACATCGCCGTCGATGCGGATGGTCGGCACGGCCTGAACGCCCAGACTGTCGGCCCGCTTGCGCGCCGCATCGATCTCCTGATTGCCGGCGGTGCTCAGCAAATACGCGCGCACCGCGTCCGCGTCGAAGGCCTGTTGCGCGGCAAGCGCGACCAGCGTGTCGAGCGAGCCGATGTCGCGGCCTTCGCAGAAGTAAGCGGCGTAGATCGCCTGATACAACGCGGCCGTCGCGCGCGGCTCGTTGCGCTGCTGCGCGAACTGCATCAGACGATGCGCGAGACGCGTATTGGGCGTGCGCAGCACCTTGTCGTAATGGAAGCGCGCGCCGGCCGCCAGACCGGCGGCGGTGACCTGCGCATCCATGCTCTGCGAGCGCGCCCAGCTGCCGAACTTCTGGCTGCGATAGGCACGCCGGTCCATGCCTTCGGCCGGCATGGCCGGGTTCAACTCGAACGGCACATAGCGGATCGACACAACCGTGTCCGCACCGGCATCCGTCAGCGCCGACGCGAGATTGCGCTCGCCGATCCAGCACCACGGACAAATGAAGTCGTAATTGATCTCGACCTGAATGGCTTGCATGTCGCATCCCTCATTAGGCAACGGATGCAGCTTATCTGTTGCGTTGCCGGCGGTGAATATGGATAAAATGCAAGCTGGCGTTGCGTTTTTTGCAACCAAACTGTGGATGAGACCGACCATGGACAAATTCCTCGCCGTCAAGACCTTGCTCGAAGTGGCGGACGCCGGCGGCTTTTCGAAGGCTGCTCAACGTCTGGGCGTGGCGACTTCGTCGGTCACGCGCCTGATGGACTCGCTGGAGGCCTCCCTCGGCACCGCGCTGCTGACGCGCACGCCGCGAAAGGTCAGCTTGACGGACGCCGGCATCGCCTACGTCGAACAGGTTGCGAAGGTGCTCGACGATCTGGCCGAGGCAGACGAGAGCGTGTTCGACAGCGGCGCGTCGCCGGTCGGCGCGCTGCGAATTTCGGTTCCGTCCACCTACAGCCGGCTGCGCCTCGCGCCGCACCTCGCGGCCTTTCTCTCCGACAATCCACGCGTATTTCTCGACGTCGTGGTCGCCGACCACTTTGCCGATCTCGCGCTCGACCGGATCGACGTCGCGATCCGGATCGGTCTTGCCGATCGCGACGCCAACCTGATCGTCAAAAAACTGGCGGACAATCCGCGCTACGTGGTGGCGAGCCACGACTACCTCGAACGCAGCGGCACGCCGTCCACGCCGCAGGATCTCGCCGACCACGAGTGCCTGCGCTTCGCCTATGGCGGCGGCTATCGCACTCGCCAGGTCTGGACCTTCCAGCGCGAGGGCGCGGCGCAACGCGTCGACGTGCGCGGGCATCTGCTGTCGAACAATCTCGACATCCTGCTCGAAGCGGTGATGGCGGGACGCGGCATCGCACTGCTGCCCGAATGGCAGGTCGCGGCCGAAATTCGCGCGGGCCGTCTGCTGCGCCTGTTCGAACACTTCGACGCGAGTCCTCATGCGGGAGACGCCGTCGTCTATGCGGCGTATCTCCCCAATCGCCGCCAGTCCAGCAAAGTGCGCGCGCTGGTTCGGTTTCTCGAAACGCGGCTTCGCGCGTCGCTCGAAGGTTGAACGGCGGCGCGCGCCGCGCTCGCTTAGTGGGTCTTTCACCGCGCATTCCACCGGTCTGACTGATCGAAGTCGCGAAAGGGTGATTCAAGGCTGATTGCAGTGTAGGAATGCCGCGCACATAAAGTCCTGCAGAAAACATGAAATGTTCTGAGCGGGCGCCGGCGCTCGGCCGCGCGCCCAAACGCGCTTTGCCGACCATATTGTTTAAGAACTATTAAGGTCGTTCGCCAAGGACTCGGCAAAAACCCGTGGCTAGAATGGGCTCCAGCTTTTCTCGCACTTCAAGCGAGTGCGGCCTGTCCTCCCATGTTCACCAAACCTTTAGGAAGTACAAAGCCATGGCAAATCCGAAACTTGAAGTCCTCACGCCTGCAAACTCGCAGATCATCTTCATCGACCAACAGCCGCAAATGGCTTTTGGAGTCCAGTCCATTGACCGTCAGGTACTCAAGAACAACGTAGTAGGACTCGCGAAGGCGGCGCGGGTGTTTAACATCCCTACCACGATCACGACCGTGGAATCCGAAAGTTTCTCTGGCTATACGTACCCGGAATTGCTGGACGTATTTCCGGAGCACAAGGTGCTCGAACGCTCGTCCATGAACTCGTGGGACGACCAGAAGGTTCGTGACTCGCTTGCTGCGAATGGCCGAAAAAAGGTAGTGGTGGCGGGTCTGTGGACCGAGGTTTGCAACAACACGTTTGCGCTGTGCGCCATGGCCGAGGGCGACTACGAAATCTATATGGTCGCCGACGCGTCGGGCGGGACCTCGAAGGACGCGCACGACTACGCGATGCAGCGGATGATTCAGGCCGGCGTGGTGCCGATGACCTGGCAACAGGTGCTGCTCGAATGGCAACGCGATTGGGCACACAAAGAGACTTACAACGAAGTCATGGCGATTGCCAAAGAGCATTCGGGCGCGTACGGGATGGGCGTGGACTACGCGTACACCATGGTGCACAAGGCTCCCCAGCGCGCGGCGGGGACGCATGAGGTTCTGGCGCCGGTGCCCGCAAAGAAGTAAGCAGCGACGAGCGCCCGCTTCCCATGAATAGCTCCGCGCTTGAAAGCGGAGCGCTCCCTATGAGGATCGCCATGAATTCCAGTACTTCCGAATTGACGCCGGCCGAGGTCGTGTTCTTCAACGGCAAGATCGCCACGCAGGACGACAAGCGTTCATTCGCCGACTCGCTTGCCGTCGCGAACGGCCGGGTCCTCGCTTCGGGTCCGCGCGAGACGGTAATGCGTCACGCCAACGGCAACACGCGCCATGTCGACCTCAAAGGGCGCACGGTCATTCCCGGTCTTAACGACTCGCATCTGCACATCATTCGCGGCGGCCTGAACTTCAATATGGAGTTGCGCTGGGACGGCGTGCCGTCGCTCGCCGACGCGCTCGACATGCTGCGCAAACAGGTGGCGCGCACTCCGGCGCCGCAGTGGGTGCGCGTGGTGGGCGGCTGGAACGAATTCCAGTTTGCCGAGCGGCGCGGCCCGACGCTCGAAGAAATCAACGCGATCGCACCGGACACGCCGGTGTTCATCCTGCATCTGTACGACAGCGCGCTATTGAATGCAGCGGCGCTGCGCGCGGTCGGCTATACCAGGGACACCCCGAACCCGCCGGGCGGCGAGATCCAGCGCGACAAGCGCGGCAATCCGACCGGCATGCTGATCGCCCGGTCCAACGCCGGCCTGCTGTACGCGACGCTCGCAAAAGGCCCGAAGCTCGCGCCGGAAGACCAGCGCAACTCCACGCGCCATTTCATGCGTGAGTTGAACCGCCTCGGCGTGACGAGCGCGATCGACGCGGGCGGCGGCTATCAGGCCTATCCGGACGACTACGCCGTCATCATGGAGATGGCGAAGAAGAGCGAACTGACCGTTCGGATTGCCTACAACCTGTTCACACAGAATGCGAAGAAGGAAATCGAGGACTTCGCCAAGTGGGTGAAGATGACCAAGCCCGGCGAGGGCGACGATTTCCTGCGCGTGAATGGCGCTGGGGAGATGCTGGTGTTTTCCGCCGCGGACTTCGAAGACTTTCTCGAACCGCGCCCGGACTTGCCCGAGTCGCTGGAGACCGAACTGGAAGCGGTCGTCAGGCTGCTGGTGGCGAACCGCTGGCCGTTCCGTCTGCACGCCACCTACAACGAATCGATCGAGCGTTTCCTGAACGTGTTCGAACGCGTGAACGCCGATATTCCGTTCGACGGCCTGCGCTGGTTCTTCGATCACTGCGAGACCATCACGCAGAAGAACATCGACCGGGTGAAGGCGCTCGGCGGCGGCATTGCGATCCAGCACCGGATGGCGTATCAGGGCGAGTACTTCATTCATCAATACGGCGAAGAGGCGGTCAAGCGCACGCCGCCGATCCGCCACATGCTCGACGCCGGCCTGCCGGTCGGCGCGGGCACGGACGCCACGCGCGTCGCGAGTTTCAACCCGTTCGTGTCGCTGTACTGGATGGTGTCGGGCAAGACCGTCGGCGGCACCGCGATGTACGGGAGCGAGAACAAGCTCGACCGAATGGAGGCGTTGCGCCGCTATACGGTGGGCAGTGCATGGTTCTCGAACGAAGAGGAACGCAAGGGCGCGCTGGTACCGGGCCAGTTCGCCGACTTCGCGGTGTTGAGCGAAGACTATTTCACCGTCGACGAGAGCCGCATCAAGTACCTGAGTTCGAACATGACGGTGGTGGGCGGCAAGGTCGTCTATGCGGACGACGAATTCGCGCCGCTCGCACCGCCCGATCTGCCGGTCAGCCCGTCATGGTCGCCGGTGGCGGAATTCGGCGGCTACAGCCGCTATAAGCCGACGGCGGTGGCGTGCGTGGACGGCTGCGTGAATCTGTGCGGCGTGCATGCGCATGCGCACGGCTGGGCATGGCGCAAGAACGTGCCGGTCAGCGATTCGAACGGCTTCTGGGGCGCGTTGGGATGCAGCTGTTTCGCGTTCTGATCACCCTGGCCGCGTAGCGCGAGGCGAGCGAGGACCTTTATGCCGACCCTGACCGACGGCGTGCTGTTCGGGCTGGCCATTCTGGTCCTGGATTTTCTCGCCTGGCGTTTCATGAGCCGCAAGAGCGACCAGACCCGGCTCGCGTTTCGCGCGCTGATGTTCGCTCTGTCGAGCTGCGTGCTGTTCAGTTACGGCATGAACCCGTTGCGCGCGGCGCCCTGGCCGGGCGAGCCGCTGCGTCATCTGCTCGCGCAGGTGCTGGAAATCGTGTGGTGGCTGCAGGGGGCGCGTCTCGTCACGATTCTGCTCGATCGCGTGGTGCTGCCCGAAGCATGGCACAAGGAGCGGCTGTTTCAGGACGTGTTCGGCGCGCTCGTGTTTCTCGCTGCCGCGGTGGGCGCGATCGCTTTCGTGCTGGAGCTGCCGGTGCGCGGCCTGCTCGCCACGTCGGGCGCGCTCGCGGTCGTGCTCGGCCTCGCGATCCAGAGCACGCTGAACGACGTGTTCTCCGGCGTGGTGTTGAACGCGACCGAGCCGTTTCGTCTCGGCGACTGGGTGACGATCGGCGACGTGGAAGGGAAAGTGGTGGAGAGCAACTGGCGCGCGACGAGCCTGCTCAACGGTCAGGGCAACATCGTCGTGATACCGAACAGCGTGGCGGCGCGCGCCCATATCGTCAACGCCAACGAACCGTCGCATACGCATGGCATCAGCGTGGTGCTGCCCATCAAGCCGTCGATCCGTCCGGCGCTGGTGCTGGAGGCGCTCGCCAGCGCGGCCGAAAGCTCACGCGATGTGCTCGACGATCCGAAGCCGGTGGTGAGCGTGCGGCGCGCCACCAACGACGCGATCGAGTACGAGATCGTCTGCTACGTGAGCGAACTGGGCAGGAAGATCGCCGTGCGCAATGAGCTGTTCGATCTCGCGCACCGCCATCTGCTCTCGCGCGGAGTGGTCTTGCGGCCACTGTCGGTGCCCGAGCCCGTGACCGGCGGCACCGCGGACGAAAAGCTGCGGCTTCTGCGCAACGTGCTGATCTTCCAGACGCTGGCGCGCGACGAGCTCGCCGAGCTCGCCGCGAAGCTGACGCAGCACGAGTTCGACGCCGGCGACACGATCTACGCCGCAGCGGATGAAAGCGGCCACGAACTGCACATTCTGGCGCAGGGCGTGGCCAAAGCGGTCGTGGCGAAAGACGGCGGCGAGATCGAGCTGCGCCGGCTCGCGCCGGGCGACTCGATCGGCCAGTCGGGGATTCTCGCCGGTGTGAGAACGGCGGTGGTGGTGCGGGCGCTGACGCGCGCCACGGTTTTCCGGCTCGACAGGAGCGCGTTGACGCCGGTTCTCTCGCGACGCCCGGAGGTGGCCAAGGAGATGTGCCGGCTGCTGTCGGAACACCATGCCACCGAGGAGATGCTGCTGGCCGCACCGGGCAATCTGGAGGAGAGCCCCGGCGGCTTGCTGCAATGGATTCGCGACGGCGTGCGGCGCATCCATGAACTGACGCTTTAAGTGGATTGGCATAAGTCGCGTGGCGATTAAGGGATTTTAAGAATCCGCCAAAGTCTTAATAGATTTATTTCGCTACGCTGCGGTGGATGGTCCCTGGGCTGTCATCGATTCGCCACGCGGGCGGGTCATGGCGTCCGGTCGGCATGTGCGAAGGCGCGTCGGGAAGGGGCTGACACGGAGGAGTTGACATGAAGAAGACCATTGCCGGCGTTGACATCCCTGACGGTGTCATGGCCCAGGCGGCGACTGACCTGATCCGCAGCATGGAGTCCGAATTAATGTTTCACCACGCGTTGCGGGCCTTCCTGTTCGCCGCGCTGACCGGCTACCGCGAGAACCTGAAATTCGACGCGCAGCTGTTGTATATCGGCGCAATGTTTCACAACGTGGGGCTGAACGCGAAGTACGAGCGCTCGCCTTACCGCTTCGAGGTGGACGGCGCCAACGCCGCGCGCGATTTTCTGCGCCAGCACGGCGTGGCCGAGCGCGAGATCGAAGAGGTCTGGGTGGGGATCGCCTTGCACACGACGCCGGGCATTCCCGAGCACCTGTCGGCGCTCGTCGCGCTCATTAGCGCCGGGGTGCAGATGGACGTGCGGGGCGCGCGCTACGACGAATTCACCGCGCACCAGCGCGACGAAATCGCCCAGGCGTATCCGCGCGAATCCGGCTTCAAGAAGAAGCTGATCGAAGCATACGCGCACGGCATGGCGCATCGTCCCGAGACGACCTTCGGGACCGTCAATGCCGACGTGCTGGACCGGTGGGATCCGAACTATCGCCGCCTGAATTTCTGCGGACTGGTGCTGGGATCGGACTGGCCGAATTGATGAATGGTTGACACAAAGGACGATCGACATGGGCTACATCATTTCTCTAGGAGTGGGCTTCGGCATCGGGCTCCTCTACTGGCTGCTCAAGGTTCAGTCGCCGGCGCCGCCGTTGATCGCGCTCGCCGGCCTGCTCGGCATGGTGCTGGGCGAGCACGCCATACCGGTCGTGAAGGCGCAATTCTTCACGCAGACGGCCACGGCGCAAGTGGCCGAACCGATCAAGGGCGCCGCGGTGCAAAAGCCCGGCGCGACCAAGGAAGGCGGTTGATACCGAAGCTGCGCGGAGTGCGCCGGGCGGGCTGCCGTTCCGGAGGCCGCCATTCAAATTTTGCCAACTCAAACGGAAAGTCAAATGTTCAAGTCGCTTCATAAGTACCGCTCGATTGCGCTCGTCTGCGCCGCGCTGCTGATCGGGTCGGCGCCGCTTTCGTCGGCCTTCGCCGATGCGGGGCCGCCGGAAGTGCCGGGCGGTAAAACAGCGCTGGTCAAACACCCCGACGTGGCGGTGGGCCCGCAGTACGACACCACCCATGTGTACGTCGCCTCGGCCGACCTCGACGCGTTCGTCAACAGCTTTGTCGCGACCTTCGGCGGCAAGGCCTCGCCGCGTGCGGTCTTCACCGTGACGCCGACGCCGAGCAAGACGGCCTCGCAATATGTGCAGACACCGGTCGGGATGCTGTCGGTGTTCGGCTTCGAGACGCCGATTCCCTATCCGTTCGGCAATGAGCGCACCGGCTACCTCGTCACGGATATCGATCAGGGCGTGAAAGCGGCGCGCGCAGCCGGCGCCGACGTGCTGGTCGAGCCGTTCGACGATCCGATCGGCAAGGACGCGATCATTCAGTGGCCGGGCGGCCTGACGATGCAGCTCTACTGGCACACCAAGGCACCGAACTACGCGCCGTTGCAAAGCGTGCCCGATAACCGCGTATACGTGTCGCGTTACGAAGCGAACAACTTCGTGCGCCGCTGGCTGCATTTCTCGCACGGCAAGGTGGTGTCGGACAACCCGCATGCGGATGCCGGCGTGATCGGCCGCCCCGGTGAGACGATGCGCGAGATTCGTATCACGTCGGGCTTCGGCCGCATGATCGTGTTCGTGACGGACGGCAAGCTGCCGTTCCCGTTCGGACGTGAAACCACCGGCTACGGCGTCGACGACGTGGCGCAGACGCTGGAGCGCGCGCAAGCGGCCGGCGCGAAGGTGTTGTACCCGGCATATGCGAGCGGATCGGGCAAGACCGCGATCCTCGAATTCCCGGGCGCGTACATCGCCGAAGTGCACGATGGCAAGTGAGGCCAACGCCGTGCCGTCGTTCAGATCGCGGCGCGCGCGGCACGCCCTTCGCGCGTTGCTGATCAGCGCGGGGCTGGCGGCCGCGCTGCCGGCCGCGGCGGCGGACACCGCGCTCGGCGGCGCGGACGATACGTCCACCACCGGCAGCGCGGCGGCCGCCACGGCCACGAGCGGCGCCGCGGCGACGTCGTGCGCGCGGCCCGCGATCATGTTCAACCGGTGGCAGGAGAACTGGTCGGCGCTGGCCAATCCCTGCGTGCCGAAAAAACCCTTCGATTCGCTGAAGTACATTCCGCTGTTCGGCAATCCGGATGCGTATATCTCGCTCGGCATGGTGCTGCGCGAGCGCCTCGAAATCAACGACGCGCCGCTGTTCGGCCTCGGCGCCGCGCACGACGACACCTATTTGCTGCAACGGCTCGAAGTCCACGCGGACGTGCGCCTCGGCCCGCATGTGCAGATTTTCACGCAGTTCGAGGACGCGCGGCCCTACGGCAAAGACATGGTGACGCC
Above is a genomic segment from Paraburkholderia aromaticivorans containing:
- a CDS encoding alkene reductase; this translates as MSSLSPLLDGYDLSGLHLPNRVAMAPMTRSRAPVRGRPTELMAEYYVQRASAGLIITEATNVSAASAAFDLTPGIITAEQIEGWRHITSQVHAAGGRIFMQLWHGGRVSSFALLGGEAPLSPSGVNDDLEQLQVWAQLHNGQYTKIHATPSRAMSPEEVRLAIGAFRQGAANAIAAGFDGVEVHAANGYLPHQFLSSTTNTRDDRYGGSVANRANFLRDILTEIGSVVPLDQVGVRISPYAHYNNVRDADPDGTYDYVGRMLDEFGVAYVHAADTNGWSGQPDLPRIIERMRRVFSGTLMVNGGISVDHAETLIREGQADLVAFARAYIANPDLVERIAARAPLAIAKPTGWYGGDAAGYIDYPFHGSAGQGAQAGTAQA
- a CDS encoding MFS transporter; protein product: MSTQASTATGARSPVKLTRGLIALFAFCCGAIVANLYYAQPITELIAPAIHMSGGTASLIVSLTQIGYAFGLFFLVPLGDLLENRKLMIITALVSIASLAAAAFAQQPAVFLGISLLVGFSSVAVQILIPLAAHLAPDESRGKVVGTIMGGLLLGILLSRPISSVVAGHFGWRAVFGSAAVLMAIVTSVLALTIPRRQPDHQATYFELIGSLGQLVRTMPVLRHRSFYQALMFASFSLFWTAIPVELTRQFGLSQTEIGIFALVGAIGATSAPVAGRLADAGHTVRATLIALVVGAFAYAPALIHPAWGVVGLVATGIVLDFAVQMNMVLGQREIYALHAPSRNRLNALYMTSIFVGGAFGSALASPLYEHGGWPLVAAVATAFPLVALAHYLVIGRPYAARHA
- a CDS encoding DsbA family oxidoreductase — translated: MQAIQVEINYDFICPWCWIGERNLASALTDAGADTVVSIRYVPFELNPAMPAEGMDRRAYRSQKFGSWARSQSMDAQVTAAGLAAGARFHYDKVLRTPNTRLAHRLMQFAQQRNEPRATAALYQAIYAAYFCEGRDIGSLDTLVALAAQQAFDADAVRAYLLSTAGNQEIDAARKRADSLGVQAVPTIRIDGDVISGAQPPAVFIHALRSAGQRKAA
- a CDS encoding c-type cytochrome; the protein is MTRKSRLLAGGGVLVVAALVVAVLLMWKPAIAPVSPPPATSFDAQTRLAGARVVALGDCVVCHTAKGGQPFAGGLPLATPFGTIYATNITPDAETGIGNWSLEAFTRALRHGVARDGHLLYPAFPYIHFTRMSDTDISAAYAYLMTREPVNAVAPANELIFPLNFRPLLAFWNVLFLHPGAQQPDASKDAVWNRGKLLVDGLGHCASCHSPLNAIGGEQSGRAFDGGVVDGWEAPALNALGAAPRPWTKDQLVTYLRTGRADEHGAAAGPMLPVTRDLATVPVEDVQAIATYLLSIQKPQPAPANAPAAAEAGSTPGAQRGATLFAASCAQCHGPAAPMQSIGERPTLAFSTAVNAATPRNAIQMMLSGNGWHGEDSENYMPAFGQIYNDQQIADLAAYLRATYSQRGPWQDVEAMAAKLRKENHAR
- a CDS encoding FAD binding domain-containing protein yields the protein MRALEKPRAVVIGGSLGGLLTASTLRAAGWDVDVFETSPNQLESRGGGVVLQPDVLDALAFAGIELPDPPGVASGDRIYLDREDRVVEQLYMPQMQTSWGLLYRAMKDALPAPHLHAGETFVDFHMEGERIVARFESDRSEQADLLIGADGIRSALRQRLLPEVAPQYAGYVAWRGLVEEPDLPLHAADMLRGRFAFQQGDGHSGLSYLIPGENDSTVAGERRFNWVWYRKYDEATLEELLVDRHGIRRAFSLPPGSTKRADILRLREDAQALLGPTFRALVDATDAPFMQPIVDLRSPKMVFGRAVLLGDAASVPRPHTAGSTAKAAANAHALALALSSTWPGGATIDSALKRWENQQLQRGRLMTDLGISLGDRVMNLAR